Proteins co-encoded in one Salvia splendens isolate huo1 chromosome 4, SspV2, whole genome shotgun sequence genomic window:
- the LOC121801538 gene encoding probable lysophospholipase BODYGUARD 1 gives MAVKDHIVSISRMGGRLLNDVVSVLVFIVLDVVDFFLCYAFKIADFLIEAEWKPCYCSSVKEAITSSGKILVSEEGESKKVVRVSCSRLQLEEISDTLYTRPYFVSQVCKSKIRPSSSAAAANPRRPTFTVNPTIVEMLQGRIGKHRILLAPRWSDCDCESCTAWTSSSKETLYVKADGAKDDVYEDVLFIHGFISSSAFWSETLYPNFSKSAKTKYRFLAVDLLGFGRSPKPNDSLYTLREHLEMIERSVLEPYKVKSFHIVAHSLGCILALALAVKHPSLLKSLTLLAPPYFPAPKGEAPAQYTMRRIAPRKVWPVIAFGASIGCWYEHISRTACLVLSKNHRLLEFLTKLLTRNRMRTYLIEGFFTHTHNAAWHTLHNIICGSAGKLEGYLEEVKNRVKCNITIFHGKDDELIPIECSYDMQSRIPQAQLKVVENKDHLTIVVGRQKAFARELEEIWKNASGLS, from the exons ATGGCAGTTAAGGATCACATTGTCTCAATTTCAAGAATGGGAGGCAGATTACTAAACGATGTCGTTAGTGTACTTGTGTTCATCGTTCTCGACGTGGTGGACTTCTTCTTATGTTACGCATTCAAAATTGCGGATTTTCTGATTGAGGCAGAGTGGAAGCCTTGCTATTGCTCTTCGGTGAAGGAGGCCATCACCAGCAGCGGCAAGATCTTGGTGTCCGAGGAAGGCGAGTCGAAGAAGGTCGTGAGGGTGAGCTGCAGCAGATTGCAGCTCGAGGAAATCTCCGACACTCTCTACACACGCCCTTACTTCGTCTCCCAGGTCTGCAAATCCAAAATCCGaccctcctcctccgccgccgccgctaaCCCCCGCCGCCCTACTTTCACGGTGAATCCGACCATCGTTGAAATGCTGCAAGGGAGGATCGGGAAGCACCGGATCCTCCTTGCACCGAGGTGGTCCGATTGCGACTGCGAAAGCTGCACCGCGTGGACCTCTTCCTCTAAAGAAACCCTCTATGTCAAAGCAGACGGAGCTAAAg ATGATGTGTACGAGGATGTGTTGTTCATCCATGGCTTCATCTCATCTTCTGCGTTTTGGAGTGAGACATTGTATCCCAATTTCTCAAAATCTGCAAAAACAAAGTATAGATTTCTGGCAGTGGATCTGCTAGGGTTTGGGAGAAGCCCTAAACCGAACGACTCTCTCTACACATTGAGGGAGCATTTGGAGATGATTGAGAGATCTGTTCTTGAGCCGTACAAGGTCAAGTCATTCCACATTGTGGCACATTCTCTAGGTTGCATTCTCGCTCTCGCCCTTGCGGTCAAGCACCCGTCTCTGCTCAAGTCGTTGACATTGCTCGCGCCg CCGTATTTCCCTGCGCCAAAGGGGGAGGCGCCGGCACAATACACGATGAGGAGGATTGCACCGAGGAAAGTGTGGCCGGTGATCGCGTTTGGGGCGTCGATAGGGTGTTGGTACGAGCATATTAGCCGCACGGCGTGCCTTGTCCTTAGCAAGAACCATCGTTTATTGGAGTTTCTCACCAAACTTCTCACTAGAAACAG GATGAGGACATACTTGATAGAAGGttttttcacacacacacacaacgcAGCATGGCATACACTACACAACATCATATGTGGCAGTGCTGGGAAATTAGAGGGATACTTGGAAGAGGTGAAGAATCGAGTCAAGTGCAATATCACCATTTTCCATGGCAAAGATGATGAGTTGATCCCAATTGAGTGCAGCTACGACATGCAATCGAGGATCCCTCAAGCGCAACTTAAAGTCGTCGAAAACAAAGATCATCTTACCATAGTTGTCGGAAGGCAGAAGGCGTTTGCTCGAGAGCTTGAGGAGATTTGGAAGAATGCAAGTGGCCTCAGTTAG